From a single Streptomyces liliifuscus genomic region:
- a CDS encoding D-arabinono-1,4-lactone oxidase: MSSTVSGKSGTWRNWAGNVTARPAREVTPASVEELSAAVRQAAEDGLRVKAVGTGHSFTAAAATDGVLIRPQLLTGIRRIDREAGTVTVEAGTPLKRLNLALAREGLSLTNMGDIMEQTVSGAVSTGTHGTGRDSASIAAQITGLELVTADGSVLSCSEKENPEVFAAARVGIGALGVITAITFSVEPTFLLTAREEPMSFDEVTGSFDELFAENEHFEFYWFPHTGNCNTKRNNRSAGPERPVGTVRGLFEDEFLSNGVFQVANYVGRAVPATIPSIARISSRALSARTYTDIPYKVFTSPRRVRFTEMEFAVPRAALVETLRELKAMVDRSPLRISFPVEVRTAPADDITLSTASGRDTAYIAVHMFRGTPYQAYFSAAERIFTAHEGRPHWGKVHTRDAEYFADVYPRFGEFTELRNRLDPERRFANDYLRRVLGE, encoded by the coding sequence ATGAGCAGCACAGTGAGCGGGAAGAGCGGCACCTGGCGTAACTGGGCGGGGAACGTCACCGCCCGGCCGGCCCGGGAGGTCACTCCGGCTTCCGTCGAGGAACTCTCCGCCGCCGTGCGCCAGGCTGCGGAGGACGGGCTCAGGGTGAAGGCCGTCGGCACCGGTCACTCCTTCACGGCGGCCGCCGCCACCGACGGTGTGTTGATCCGCCCTCAACTGTTGACCGGGATCCGCAGGATCGACCGTGAGGCAGGCACCGTCACTGTTGAGGCGGGCACCCCGCTCAAGCGTCTCAACCTGGCTCTCGCGCGCGAGGGGCTGTCGCTCACGAACATGGGCGACATCATGGAGCAGACGGTTTCGGGGGCGGTGAGCACCGGGACCCACGGCACGGGCCGTGACTCCGCCTCGATAGCCGCCCAGATCACGGGCCTTGAGCTGGTGACGGCCGACGGCTCGGTCCTCAGCTGCTCGGAGAAGGAGAACCCCGAGGTCTTCGCTGCGGCCCGTGTCGGCATCGGCGCCCTGGGGGTCATCACCGCGATCACCTTCTCCGTAGAGCCCACGTTTCTCCTCACGGCCCGTGAGGAGCCGATGAGCTTCGACGAGGTGACGGGGTCCTTCGACGAACTGTTCGCGGAGAACGAGCACTTCGAGTTCTACTGGTTCCCGCACACCGGCAACTGCAACACCAAGCGCAACAACCGCAGCGCGGGCCCTGAGAGACCGGTCGGCACCGTGCGCGGCCTCTTCGAGGACGAGTTCCTCTCCAACGGCGTCTTCCAGGTGGCCAATTACGTGGGCCGGGCCGTGCCCGCCACGATCCCCTCGATCGCCAGGATCTCCAGCCGCGCGCTGTCCGCGCGCACCTACACCGACATTCCCTACAAGGTCTTCACTTCCCCGCGCCGGGTCCGCTTCACGGAGATGGAGTTCGCCGTTCCGCGCGCGGCCCTCGTCGAGACGCTGCGCGAACTGAAGGCCATGGTCGACCGTTCGCCCCTGCGCATCAGCTTCCCGGTGGAGGTGCGTACGGCGCCCGCGGACGACATCACGCTCTCCACGGCGTCCGGCCGGGACACCGCGTACATCGCCGTCCACATGTTCCGGGGCACGCCGTACCAGGCGTACTTCAGCGCCGCCGAGCGGATCTTCACCGCGCACGAGGGGCGGCCGCACTGGGGCAAGGTGCACACGCGCGACGCGGAGTACTTCGCCGATGTCTACCCGCGCTTCGGCGAGTTCACCGAACTGCGGAACCGGCTCGACCCCGAACGGCGGTTCGCGAACGACTACTTGCGCCGGGTGCTGGGCGAGTAG
- the sepH gene encoding septation protein SepH, translated as MPELRVVAVSNDGTRLVLKAADSTEYTLPIDERLRAAVRGDRPRLGQIEIEVESHLRPRDIQARIRAGASAEEVAQLAGIPVDRVRRFEGPVLAERAFMAERARKTPVRRPGETTGPQLGEAVQERLLLRGADKETVQWDSWRRDDGTWEVLLVYRVAGEPHSASWTYDPPRRLVQAVDDEARSLIGESDDLAAAEPSFPFVPRIARLPRDRPMDRALDRQTERPSLPSPSPEPDLEETASERDSLTSLLEAVPSFRGDMVVPERPSTAPAPAASTTSTTERPEVEEPLDAEPEAEEPPAPAASAGSAYADVLMPRSVASHRDRLIGATDRQAEADGVRPGRRAAVPSWDEIVFGTRRKKQD; from the coding sequence ATGCCCGAACTGCGTGTCGTGGCCGTCTCTAACGACGGCACACGGCTGGTGCTGAAGGCTGCGGACAGCACGGAGTACACGCTTCCGATTGACGAGCGTCTGCGCGCCGCCGTACGCGGCGACCGTCCCCGCCTCGGCCAGATCGAGATCGAGGTGGAGAGTCATCTCCGCCCCCGAGACATCCAGGCACGTATACGTGCGGGAGCGTCCGCCGAAGAGGTCGCCCAGCTCGCCGGTATCCCCGTCGACCGGGTCCGTCGCTTCGAGGGACCCGTACTCGCCGAGCGTGCCTTCATGGCGGAGCGTGCCCGGAAGACCCCTGTCCGCCGCCCAGGCGAAACCACCGGTCCCCAGCTCGGCGAGGCGGTGCAGGAGCGGCTCCTGCTGCGCGGCGCCGACAAGGAGACCGTCCAGTGGGACTCCTGGCGCCGTGACGACGGCACCTGGGAAGTCCTGCTGGTCTACCGGGTGGCGGGCGAACCGCACTCGGCGAGCTGGACGTACGACCCGCCCCGGCGGCTCGTCCAGGCCGTGGACGACGAGGCGCGCTCGCTGATCGGCGAGTCCGACGACCTCGCCGCGGCCGAGCCCAGCTTCCCGTTCGTGCCGCGCATCGCCCGGCTGCCGCGCGACCGTCCGATGGACCGTGCCCTGGACCGGCAGACGGAGCGGCCGAGCCTGCCCTCGCCGTCACCCGAGCCGGACCTGGAGGAGACCGCGAGCGAGCGCGACTCGCTCACCAGTCTCCTGGAGGCGGTGCCCAGCTTCCGCGGCGACATGGTGGTGCCCGAGCGCCCTTCGACCGCTCCCGCTCCCGCTGCCTCGACCACCTCCACCACGGAGCGTCCCGAGGTGGAGGAACCGCTCGACGCGGAGCCCGAGGCGGAGGAGCCCCCGGCTCCCGCGGCCTCGGCCGGTTCCGCGTACGCGGACGTGCTCATGCCGCGCTCGGTGGCCAGTCACCGTGACCGTCTGATCGGTGCGACCGACCGGCAGGCCGAGGCGGACGGGGTCCGTCCCGGACGCAGAGCGGCCGTACCGAGCTGGGACGAGATCGTCTTCGGGACACGCAGGAAGAAGCAGGACTAG
- a CDS encoding sulfurtransferase: protein MNAIISAPELASDLAGPNPPVVLDIRWQLGGPNLRSAYEEAHIPGAVYVDLDSELAAPAGAAGRHPLPDMEVFGAAVRAAGVSENRDVVVYDGGLGWAAARAWWLLRWTGHPSVRVLDGGLAAWSGPVESGSPSPSAGSFVPAPGALSLLDADGAAALARTGLLLDARAAERYRGDVEPIDRVGGHIPGAVSAPTTENVAESGHFRPAADLADHFKSLGVTGTSEVGVYCGSGVSGAHEVLALTVAGIPAALYVGSWSEWSQDENRPVATGPDPQ, encoded by the coding sequence ATGAACGCCATCATCTCCGCACCCGAACTCGCGAGCGACCTGGCGGGTCCGAATCCGCCGGTCGTCCTGGACATCCGCTGGCAGCTGGGCGGCCCGAACCTGCGCTCCGCCTACGAGGAGGCGCACATTCCGGGGGCCGTCTACGTGGACCTGGACTCCGAACTCGCCGCCCCCGCAGGAGCGGCTGGCCGCCATCCGCTGCCCGACATGGAGGTCTTCGGAGCGGCCGTGCGGGCGGCCGGAGTGTCCGAGAACCGGGATGTGGTCGTGTACGACGGAGGGCTCGGCTGGGCCGCCGCGCGCGCCTGGTGGCTGCTGCGCTGGACGGGTCATCCGTCGGTGCGTGTGCTTGACGGCGGCCTCGCCGCCTGGAGCGGCCCGGTCGAGTCCGGCAGCCCGTCGCCCTCCGCCGGCAGCTTCGTACCGGCCCCCGGAGCGCTGTCCCTCCTCGATGCCGACGGCGCCGCGGCGCTGGCCCGCACCGGTCTGCTCCTGGACGCCCGGGCCGCCGAACGCTACCGGGGCGACGTCGAGCCCATCGACCGCGTCGGCGGGCACATCCCCGGGGCGGTCTCCGCCCCCACCACGGAGAACGTGGCCGAATCCGGCCACTTCCGCCCCGCCGCGGACCTCGCCGACCACTTCAAGTCGCTTGGCGTGACCGGCACTTCCGAGGTCGGCGTCTACTGCGGCTCGGGCGTCTCCGGCGCGCACGAGGTCCTCGCGCTCACGGTCGCGGGAATCCCGGCCGCGCTGTACGTGGGTTCCTGGTCGGAGTGGTCCCAGGACGAGAACCGCCCGGTGGCCACGGGCCCGGACCCGCAGTAG
- a CDS encoding VOC family protein yields MTEARGSAGLNGTAHTPGTPCWVSLMVHGMAATQEFYGDLFGWEFQPGPQHLGSYVRAQLDGQEVAGIGQLPPDRHLPIAWTPYFASDDVDLTAETVRHCGGTVGVGPLDAEDAGRLAIASDPAGAVFGVWQAAAHLGTGITGVPGTPTWNELITRDSSGVAKFYETVFGFEEEPVVSADFDYITLHIKGRPVAGIHGVGNSLPRDRGPHWMTYFEVADVDASLAHLLDLGGHVLKPARDTPHGRIATVADPEGAVFSVVRTTS; encoded by the coding sequence ATGACCGAGGCACGGGGGTCGGCCGGCCTGAACGGCACTGCGCACACGCCCGGCACACCCTGCTGGGTGAGCCTGATGGTGCACGGAATGGCCGCGACCCAGGAGTTCTACGGGGATCTGTTCGGCTGGGAGTTCCAGCCGGGCCCGCAGCACCTCGGCTCGTACGTGCGGGCACAGCTCGACGGCCAGGAGGTGGCGGGTATCGGCCAGCTCCCGCCCGACCGTCATCTGCCCATCGCCTGGACGCCCTACTTCGCCTCGGACGACGTCGATCTGACGGCGGAGACGGTCCGGCACTGCGGCGGCACGGTCGGTGTCGGCCCGCTCGACGCGGAGGACGCCGGGCGGCTGGCGATCGCCTCGGACCCGGCGGGGGCCGTGTTCGGTGTCTGGCAGGCCGCGGCCCACCTCGGCACGGGCATCACCGGCGTCCCGGGCACCCCCACCTGGAACGAGCTGATCACCCGCGACTCCTCCGGCGTCGCCAAGTTCTACGAGACGGTCTTCGGTTTCGAGGAGGAGCCCGTCGTCTCCGCCGACTTCGACTACATCACCCTGCACATCAAGGGGCGTCCGGTGGCGGGCATCCACGGCGTCGGCAACTCCCTGCCCCGTGACCGGGGACCCCATTGGATGACGTACTTCGAGGTCGCGGACGTGGACGCGTCGCTCGCCCATCTGCTCGACCTGGGCGGCCATGTCCTCAAGCCGGCCCGTGACACCCCGCACGGCCGGATCGCCACGGTGGCGGACCCGGAGGGGGCGGTGTTCTCGGTGGTGCGGACGACTTCCTGA
- a CDS encoding thymidine kinase has protein sequence MPELVFFSGTMDCGKSTLALQIEHNRSARGLQGMIFTRDDRAGEGKLSSRLGLVTDAVEVEDDQDVYAYVVDHLSRGGRADYVIADEAQFLAPEQIDQLARVVDDLGIDVFAFGITTDFRSKLFPGSQRLVELADRVEVLQVEALCWCGARATHNARTIGGHMVVEGAQVVVGDVDQSEDIGYEVLCRRHHRRRTTAASARAGVLSPDVLPVDAVSRT, from the coding sequence ATGCCCGAGCTGGTGTTCTTCTCCGGAACCATGGACTGCGGGAAGTCGACACTGGCTCTCCAGATCGAGCACAACCGCTCGGCCCGCGGCCTGCAGGGCATGATCTTCACCCGCGACGACCGCGCCGGCGAGGGCAAGCTGTCCTCCCGCCTCGGCCTGGTCACGGACGCGGTGGAGGTCGAGGACGACCAGGACGTGTACGCGTACGTCGTCGACCATCTCTCGCGGGGCGGTCGCGCGGACTACGTCATCGCGGACGAGGCACAGTTCCTCGCCCCCGAGCAGATCGACCAACTCGCCCGTGTGGTCGACGACCTGGGCATCGACGTCTTCGCCTTCGGCATCACGACGGACTTCCGCTCCAAGCTCTTCCCCGGCTCCCAGCGCCTCGTGGAACTCGCCGACCGGGTCGAGGTCCTCCAGGTCGAGGCCCTCTGCTGGTGCGGCGCCCGCGCCACCCACAACGCCCGCACCATAGGCGGCCACATGGTCGTCGAGGGCGCCCAGGTCGTCGTCGGAGACGTCGACCAGTCGGAGGACATCGGCTACGAGGTCCTGTGCCGTCGGCATCACCGCCGGCGGACGACCGCGGCCAGCGCCCGCGCGGGCGTGCTGTCCCCGGACGTGCTGCCGGTGGACGCGGTGTCCCGGACCTGA
- a CDS encoding alkaline phosphatase family protein: protein MSQQVWDHPEPLSLDSAPVPEYGAGSLADLLPTLAAGMDVPDVTASLTELRPADRNCVFLIDGLGWEQLKAHPDEAPFMTSLLGSSRGGTGRPITAGYPATTATSLASVGTGLPPGAHGLPGYTARNPETGELMNQLRWQPWTQPGKWQPYPTLFQLADAAGVHTAQVSSPHFQNTPLTKVALSGGTFHGRLTGEDRMDLAAEQLAAGDRSLVYTYYAEVDGKGHRFGVDSDPWRGQLMYVDRLVQRLAEQLPPRTALYVTADHGMIDIPFDEQHRIDFDEDWELRAGVALLGGEGRARHVYAVPGAESDVLTCWREVLGEQFWVASRDEAIAAGWFGPHIDERVYARIGDVVAAARDDVLIIASEREPKESAMVGNHGSMTPVEQHIPLLEVRS, encoded by the coding sequence ATGTCCCAGCAAGTCTGGGACCACCCGGAACCACTCTCCCTCGACTCCGCCCCCGTGCCCGAGTACGGGGCCGGTTCGCTCGCCGACCTGCTGCCCACACTGGCCGCGGGCATGGACGTCCCGGACGTCACCGCCTCGCTCACGGAACTGCGCCCGGCCGACCGGAACTGCGTCTTCCTGATCGACGGCCTCGGCTGGGAACAGCTGAAGGCGCATCCGGACGAGGCCCCGTTCATGACCTCCCTCCTGGGCAGCTCGCGCGGCGGCACCGGCCGCCCGATCACGGCGGGCTACCCCGCGACCACCGCGACCTCCCTGGCCTCGGTCGGTACGGGCCTGCCGCCGGGCGCACACGGCCTGCCCGGCTACACCGCGCGCAACCCGGAGACCGGCGAGCTGATGAACCAGCTCCGCTGGCAGCCGTGGACGCAGCCGGGCAAGTGGCAGCCGTACCCCACCCTGTTCCAGCTGGCCGACGCGGCGGGCGTGCACACCGCCCAGGTGTCGTCACCGCACTTCCAGAACACCCCGCTGACCAAGGTCGCCCTCAGCGGCGGCACCTTCCACGGGCGGCTGACCGGCGAGGACCGCATGGACCTCGCGGCCGAGCAACTGGCCGCAGGTGACCGCTCGCTGGTCTACACGTACTACGCGGAGGTCGACGGCAAGGGCCACCGCTTCGGCGTCGACTCGGACCCCTGGCGCGGACAACTCATGTACGTGGACCGGCTGGTCCAGCGCCTGGCCGAGCAACTGCCCCCGCGCACCGCCCTGTACGTCACGGCGGACCACGGGATGATCGACATCCCCTTCGACGAGCAGCACCGCATCGACTTCGACGAGGACTGGGAGCTGCGCGCCGGAGTCGCCCTCCTCGGCGGTGAGGGCCGCGCCCGGCACGTCTACGCGGTCCCGGGCGCCGAGTCGGACGTCCTGACCTGCTGGCGCGAGGTGCTCGGCGAGCAGTTCTGGGTGGCCTCGCGGGACGAGGCGATCGCGGCGGGCTGGTTCGGCCCGCACATCGACGAGCGGGTCTACGCGCGCATCGGCGACGTGGTCGCGGCCGCCCGCGACGACGTGCTGATCATCGCGTCCGAGCGGGAGCCGAAGGAGTCGGCGATGGTCGGCAACCACGGCTCGATGACACCGGTCGAGCAGCACATCCCGCTCCTGGAAGTCCGTTCCTGA
- a CDS encoding DUF5998 family protein, which yields MAKTSTTTQGLRAAIERSGYYPALVAEAVEAAVGGEPIRSYLVHQETTFDANEVRRHVTVLVLTGNRFIVSHTDEQAADSTSPTPYATTSTESVKLGRISSVVLSRVVANPEKYVPGTLPREVVLTIGWGAVARIDLEPAACGDPNCEADHGYTGSSTADDLSLRVSEAGDGPDAVRQTLAFAQSLSEATADVTR from the coding sequence ATGGCCAAGACCAGTACGACGACCCAGGGGCTGCGAGCGGCGATCGAGCGCAGCGGCTACTACCCGGCCCTCGTGGCCGAGGCTGTGGAGGCCGCTGTGGGCGGCGAGCCCATCCGGTCGTATCTGGTCCATCAGGAGACGACGTTCGACGCCAACGAGGTGCGTCGGCACGTGACGGTGCTCGTCCTCACGGGAAACCGTTTCATCGTGAGCCACACCGACGAACAGGCGGCGGACAGCACGTCCCCGACGCCGTACGCGACCACGTCGACCGAGTCCGTGAAGCTTGGCCGGATCTCGTCGGTGGTTCTCAGCCGGGTCGTCGCCAATCCGGAGAAGTACGTTCCGGGGACGCTGCCGCGCGAGGTCGTCCTCACCATCGGCTGGGGCGCGGTCGCCCGTATCGACCTGGAGCCCGCCGCCTGCGGCGACCCCAACTGCGAGGCGGACCACGGGTACACGGGCAGTTCGACGGCCGACGACCTGAGCCTGCGCGTCAGCGAGGCCGGAGACGGCCCGGACGCCGTGCGGCAGACGCTCGCCTTCGCGCAGTCGCTCTCCGAGGCGACCGCGGACGTCACCCGCTGA
- a CDS encoding bifunctional acetate--CoA ligase family protein/GNAT family N-acetyltransferase has product MQTSPDRHEYPAHWEADVVLRDGGTARIRPITADDADRLVSFYEQVSDESKYYRFFAPYPRLSAKDVHRFTHHDFVDRVGLAATVGGEFIATVRYDRINADGLPASSPADEAEVAFLVQDAHQGRGVASALLEHIAAVARERDIRRFAAEVLPANNKMIKVFTDAGYQQKRHFEDGVVRLEFDLEPTDRSLAVQRAREQRAEGRSVARLLAPGSVAVIGAGRTPGGVGRSVLENLREAGFTGRLYAVNGALQEKELGGVPAYRSVRDIPEPVDLAVVAVRSERVPEVVAECGEHGVQGLVVVSAGYAESGPEGRERQRELVRQARTYGMRIIGPNAFGVINTSPEVRLNASLAPEMPRAGRIGLFAQSGAIGIALLSRLHRRGGGVTGVTGVSTFVSSGNRADVSGNDVLQYWYEDPDTDVALMYLESIGNPRKFTRLARRTAAAKPLVVVQGARHGGAAPQGHAVRATRLPHATVSALLRQAGVIRVDTITELVDAGLLLARQPLPTGPRVAILGNSESLGLLTYDACLAEGLRPLPPVDLTTAASAEDFRAALTHALADDACDAVVVTAIPAVGEASTADAALAEALRSASAAAPAKPVLVVHVELGGLAEALSAAASTAPQAAPAAPPFSGSNHPIRPADRPPTVAEVPEAEADSRLIPAYPAAERAVRALAEAVRYGQWRREAADPGRVPEYEDIDEKGAAEQIDGLLGDGGMGGLTLGPEDTCALLGRYGIDVRRALPAPTPDEAVAAADRLGYPVALKTTAPHLRHRADLGGVRLDLADEEQLRRAYAELTGLFGTPEELRPVVQAMAPRGVDTVVRAVIDPAAGAVLSFGLAGAPSELLGDTAHRLIPVTDRDAASLVRSIRTAPLLFGWRGSAPADTAALEELLLRLSRLVDDHPEVVSVSLEPVVVAPHGLSALGASVRLAPPPARDDLGPRTLPVY; this is encoded by the coding sequence ATGCAGACCTCGCCGGACCGGCACGAGTACCCCGCTCACTGGGAGGCCGACGTCGTGCTGCGCGACGGCGGCACCGCGCGCATCCGGCCGATCACGGCCGACGACGCCGACCGCCTGGTCAGCTTCTACGAGCAGGTGTCCGACGAGTCGAAGTACTACCGCTTCTTCGCGCCGTATCCGCGCCTGTCCGCCAAGGACGTCCACCGCTTCACGCACCACGACTTTGTGGACCGGGTGGGACTCGCGGCCACGGTCGGCGGCGAGTTCATCGCCACCGTACGCTACGACCGCATCAACGCCGACGGCCTCCCCGCATCGTCCCCCGCGGACGAGGCCGAGGTCGCCTTCCTCGTGCAGGACGCCCACCAGGGCCGCGGTGTGGCATCGGCCCTCCTGGAGCACATCGCGGCCGTCGCCCGTGAGCGCGACATCCGCCGCTTCGCCGCCGAGGTGCTGCCCGCCAACAACAAGATGATCAAGGTGTTCACGGACGCCGGGTACCAGCAGAAGCGCCACTTCGAGGACGGCGTCGTACGCCTGGAGTTCGACCTGGAGCCCACCGACCGCTCGCTCGCAGTGCAGCGCGCGCGGGAGCAGCGGGCGGAGGGGCGCTCGGTGGCCCGCCTCCTCGCGCCGGGCTCGGTCGCCGTCATCGGCGCGGGCCGCACACCCGGGGGAGTGGGCCGCAGCGTCCTGGAGAACCTCCGCGAAGCGGGATTCACCGGGCGCCTGTACGCGGTGAACGGAGCACTTCAGGAGAAGGAGCTCGGCGGAGTGCCGGCCTACCGCTCCGTCCGTGACATCCCCGAGCCCGTCGACCTCGCCGTCGTCGCCGTCCGGTCCGAGCGCGTCCCCGAGGTCGTCGCCGAGTGCGGTGAACACGGGGTGCAGGGGCTCGTCGTGGTCTCCGCGGGGTACGCCGAGAGCGGCCCCGAAGGCAGGGAGCGCCAGCGCGAGCTCGTGCGCCAGGCGCGTACGTACGGGATGCGGATCATCGGACCGAACGCCTTCGGAGTCATCAACACCTCCCCGGAGGTGCGGCTCAACGCCTCGCTCGCACCGGAGATGCCGCGCGCCGGACGGATCGGCCTGTTCGCGCAGTCCGGCGCCATCGGCATCGCGCTGCTGTCCCGGCTGCACCGGCGCGGCGGCGGGGTCACGGGCGTGACCGGCGTGTCGACGTTCGTCTCCTCGGGCAATCGCGCGGACGTGTCGGGCAACGACGTCCTTCAGTACTGGTACGAGGACCCCGACACCGATGTAGCCCTCATGTACCTCGAATCCATCGGCAACCCGAGGAAGTTCACCCGCCTCGCGCGGCGCACCGCGGCGGCGAAGCCGCTGGTCGTCGTCCAGGGCGCACGGCACGGCGGTGCCGCGCCCCAGGGACATGCCGTCCGGGCCACCCGGCTGCCGCACGCGACGGTGTCGGCGCTGCTGCGGCAGGCCGGCGTCATCCGGGTGGACACGATCACCGAGCTGGTCGACGCGGGCCTGCTCCTGGCGCGCCAGCCCCTGCCGACCGGCCCCCGGGTGGCGATCCTCGGGAACTCCGAGTCCCTCGGGCTGCTGACGTACGACGCGTGCCTCGCCGAGGGGCTGCGACCGTTGCCCCCGGTGGACCTGACCACGGCCGCCTCGGCCGAGGACTTCCGCGCCGCGCTGACGCACGCGCTGGCCGACGACGCCTGCGACGCCGTGGTGGTCACCGCGATTCCGGCGGTGGGGGAGGCCTCCACGGCCGACGCCGCCCTGGCGGAGGCGCTGCGCTCGGCCTCCGCCGCCGCTCCCGCCAAGCCGGTCCTCGTGGTCCACGTCGAGCTGGGCGGCCTCGCGGAGGCGCTGTCCGCGGCCGCAAGCACCGCGCCCCAGGCGGCTCCCGCAGCGCCCCCGTTCTCGGGCAGCAACCACCCCATCCGCCCGGCGGACCGCCCGCCGACGGTGGCCGAAGTCCCCGAGGCCGAGGCCGACTCCCGTCTCATCCCCGCCTACCCCGCCGCCGAGCGAGCCGTCCGCGCCCTCGCCGAGGCCGTGAGATACGGCCAGTGGCGGCGCGAGGCCGCCGACCCCGGTCGCGTCCCCGAGTACGAGGACATCGACGAGAAGGGCGCCGCCGAACAGATCGACGGACTGCTCGGTGACGGCGGCATGGGCGGCCTCACCCTCGGCCCCGAGGACACCTGCGCCCTGCTCGGGCGGTACGGCATCGACGTCCGCCGTGCCCTCCCCGCGCCCACACCCGACGAGGCCGTCGCCGCCGCGGATCGCCTCGGCTACCCCGTGGCGCTCAAGACCACCGCCCCCCACCTGCGCCACCGCGCCGACCTCGGGGGCGTACGGCTGGATCTTGCGGACGAGGAGCAACTGCGCCGGGCGTACGCCGAGTTGACCGGCCTCTTCGGGACGCCCGAGGAACTGCGCCCGGTGGTCCAGGCGATGGCACCGCGCGGAGTCGACACGGTCGTACGGGCGGTCATCGACCCCGCGGCCGGAGCGGTGCTCTCCTTCGGGCTCGCCGGGGCCCCCTCGGAGCTGCTCGGAGACACCGCGCACCGACTGATTCCGGTCACCGACCGGGACGCGGCCTCGCTGGTCCGGTCGATCCGGACCGCACCGCTCCTCTTCGGCTGGCGGGGCTCCGCGCCGGCGGACACGGCGGCCCTGGAGGAACTGCTGCTGCGCCTGTCACGCCTTGTCGACGACCACCCCGAGGTCGTCTCCGTGTCCCTGGAGCCCGTCGTCGTGGCCCCGCACGGGCTGAGCGCGCTCGGCGCCTCCGTGCGGCTCGCGCCCCCGCCCGCCCGCGACGACCTCGGTCCGCGCACGCTTCCTGTGTACTGA
- a CDS encoding HPr family phosphocarrier protein — translation MAERRVNVGWAEGLHARPASIFVRAATASGVPVTIAKADGNPVNAASMLAVLGLGAQGGEEIVLASDAEGADAALDRLAKLVAEGLEELPETV, via the coding sequence ATGGCTGAGCGCCGCGTCAACGTCGGCTGGGCCGAGGGCCTTCACGCCCGTCCCGCCTCCATCTTCGTCCGGGCCGCCACGGCTTCCGGCGTCCCCGTGACGATCGCCAAGGCCGACGGCAACCCCGTCAACGCCGCCTCGATGCTCGCGGTTCTCGGCCTGGGCGCCCAGGGTGGCGAGGAGATCGTCCTGGCCTCCGACGCCGAGGGCGCGGACGCCGCGCTCGACCGCCTGGCGAAGCTGGTCGCCGAGGGCCTTGAGGAGCTTCCCGAGACCGTCTGA
- a CDS encoding GntR family transcriptional regulator: MRIPAHSVCTAIRDDIVAGVYERGGRLTEELLARRYGVSRVPVREALRTLEAEGFVVTRRHAGACVAEPTEQEAADLLEMRMLLEPLGAARAAQRRTEAHLKVLRGLVRLGQERARRGNSEDLRSLGGWFHETLAQASGSPALTSTLAQLRHKIAWMYSVEAPAHPAESWAEHGAIVDAVARGDNDRARAITALHTERAMAAHRLRFPGGGDRAERVRTSQHPVNTAGLRH; this comes from the coding sequence ATGCGTATTCCCGCGCACTCGGTATGCACGGCGATCCGTGACGACATCGTCGCGGGTGTCTACGAGCGCGGCGGCCGGCTCACCGAAGAACTGCTCGCGCGCCGGTACGGCGTCTCGCGGGTCCCCGTGCGGGAGGCTCTGCGCACCCTGGAGGCGGAGGGATTCGTCGTCACGCGCAGGCACGCGGGCGCGTGCGTCGCGGAACCCACCGAGCAGGAGGCCGCCGACCTCCTGGAGATGCGCATGCTGCTGGAGCCGCTGGGGGCCGCGCGGGCCGCCCAGCGCCGCACCGAGGCGCACCTCAAGGTGCTGCGCGGCCTGGTCAGGCTGGGCCAGGAGCGCGCCAGGAGGGGCAACAGCGAGGATCTGCGCTCACTGGGCGGCTGGTTCCACGAGACGCTCGCACAGGCCTCCGGAAGCCCCGCACTGACCTCCACGCTCGCCCAGTTGCGGCACAAGATCGCCTGGATGTACTCGGTCGAGGCGCCCGCCCATCCCGCCGAGTCCTGGGCCGAGCACGGCGCCATCGTGGACGCCGTCGCGCGCGGCGACAACGACCGGGCCAGGGCGATCACGGCGCTGCACACCGAGCGGGCGATGGCCGCGCACCGGCTGCGCTTTCCCGGCGGCGGTGACCGCGCGGAGCGTGTGAGGACTTCGCAACATCCCGTAAACACGGCGGGCCTGCGGCATTAA